The following coding sequences lie in one Methanothermobacter sp. MT-2 genomic window:
- a CDS encoding phospholipid-binding protein, PBP family, protein MSKFKIKSSAFKDGERIPRKYTCDGENISPPLTWKDVPSGTVTLAIISDDPDAPSKTWTHWLIFNIPPEINSLPEGVETVGEFENGIIQGLNDFGNLGYGGPCPPFGVHRYFFKLYALDKRLELEPGASKEELLEAMKGHIIEKTEIIGLYSRD, encoded by the coding sequence GTGTCTAAGTTTAAAATTAAAAGTAGTGCCTTTAAGGATGGGGAAAGAATACCAAGAAAGTATACCTGTGATGGTGAAAATATCTCCCCGCCACTCACATGGAAAGATGTGCCCAGCGGGACCGTTACCCTCGCCATAATCTCAGATGATCCAGACGCACCATCCAAAACATGGACGCACTGGCTCATATTCAACATACCACCAGAAATTAACAGCCTCCCAGAGGGTGTGGAGACAGTTGGCGAATTTGAAAATGGGATCATCCAAGGACTTAATGATTTCGGCAATCTAGGATATGGAGGTCCATGCCCACCATTCGGAGTGCACAGATACTTCTTCAAATTATATGCCTTGGATAAGAGGCTTGAGCTTGAACCCGGAGCATCCAAAGAAGAACTCCTAGAAGCCATGAAAGGACATATAATAGAAAAAACAGAGATAATAGGATTATATTCGAGGGATTAA
- a CDS encoding acetyltransferase, producing MPDIRSLLFGDREDEWIRKRETENIIIGYGYRKFSKPPIIGENPLIRSNTVIYNDVTIGDNLRTGHNVLIREKTTIGDDVLIGTNTVIEGHSKIGDNVSIQSNVYLPKKSYIEDNVFIGPCACFTNDRYPVRVKYKLRGPIIREGASIGANTTFLSGIEVGEGAIVAAGALVTRNVPPWSLAIGAPAKIKALPKKLRVPNRI from the coding sequence ATGCCAGATATTAGAAGCCTTCTCTTTGGGGATAGGGAAGATGAATGGATCCGTAAAAGGGAAACTGAGAATATAATAATAGGTTATGGTTATAGGAAGTTCAGCAAACCCCCAATTATCGGTGAGAATCCTCTTATAAGATCTAATACTGTTATCTATAATGATGTGACCATTGGCGATAATCTCCGCACCGGCCATAATGTGCTGATCCGGGAGAAAACAACAATTGGAGACGATGTACTGATAGGTACAAACACTGTCATAGAAGGACATTCAAAGATTGGGGATAATGTTAGCATACAATCAAATGTTTACTTGCCGAAAAAAAGTTACATTGAAGATAATGTTTTCATAGGACCATGCGCATGCTTCACCAATGACAGGTACCCGGTGAGGGTTAAATATAAACTCAGAGGCCCTATAATAAGGGAGGGGGCGTCTATAGGTGCTAACACAACATTCCTTTCAGGTATTGAGGTTGGTGAGGGTGCTATAGTAGCTGCTGGTGCTTTAGTCACAAGGAATGTGCCTCCATGGTCACTTGCTATTGGGGCACCAGCAAAAATCAAGGCACTGCCAAAAAAACTCAGAGTACCCAACAGAATCTAA
- a CDS encoding S-adenosyl-L-methionine-dependent methyltransferase codes for MATHKIPHKPSRRKINNQRQKRPRSHDNIQRTQIHEKILKFILWGGAYRRKRKNRKTKKGNKRKRQKDRKAPKETLRIQGKTR; via the coding sequence ATGGCAACTCATAAAATCCCTCACAAACCAAGTAGGAGGAAAATTAACAATCAAAGACAAAAAAGGCCTAGATCTCATGATAACATTCAAAGAACTCAAATACATGAAAAGATACTAAAGTTTATTTTATGGGGGGGCGCTTATAGACGAAAAAGAAAAAATAGAAAAACTAAAAAAGGAAATAAAAGAAAAAGACAAAAAGATAGAAAAGCTCCGAAGGAAACTCTACGAATACAAGGGAAGACTAGATGA
- a CDS encoding prenyltransferase, with amino-acid sequence MLNAILRSTRITWTAKNVHMYLLALTYAHEYKLIFNPIPFLEGLILVSILWGGLYSLNDLTDIEADKRDKLKSNRPFTKGDIRAWNVILFALTLIVSSLIFSYFLDPLFCIVLLLMVLNQLLYTLPPLRLKETSLAPLNSTATNNILRLASAGILLGGVSIIPASIYILMFTAGLGTYLMYKRKLKETSLISIIFLLILYYAYNIHDISLSQILIVIVPSFIATVPLYLSNILEREKMVKIADIIYHRILLVFYLACIIILLLE; translated from the coding sequence ATGTTAAATGCTATTCTAAGGTCAACTAGAATCACCTGGACAGCTAAAAACGTTCATATGTATCTTCTAGCCCTAACCTATGCCCATGAATACAAGCTAATCTTCAATCCAATACCATTCCTCGAAGGACTTATCCTAGTCTCAATACTCTGGGGTGGCCTATATTCACTTAATGACCTTACAGATATAGAAGCCGATAAAAGAGACAAGCTGAAATCCAACAGACCATTCACAAAAGGAGATATAAGAGCTTGGAATGTTATATTATTCGCCCTCACCCTGATAGTATCCTCCTTGATATTCTCATATTTTCTGGATCCGCTTTTCTGCATAGTATTGCTTCTAATGGTTCTAAACCAGCTACTATATACTCTACCCCCTTTAAGGTTGAAGGAAACATCCCTAGCACCATTAAATAGCACAGCCACCAATAATATACTAAGATTGGCCTCTGCAGGCATACTCTTAGGGGGTGTATCCATTATACCAGCAAGTATCTATATTCTGATGTTTACAGCAGGCCTTGGAACATACCTCATGTATAAAAGAAAACTTAAAGAAACAAGCTTAATATCCATAATATTCCTTTTAATATTATATTATGCATATAATATTCATGATATTAGCCTATCACAGATTCTGATAGTGATAGTACCATCTTTCATCGCAACAGTACCATTATATCTCTCTAATATATTAGAAAGGGAAAAAATGGTTAAAATAGCAGATATAATCTATCATAGAATATTACTGGTCTTTTATCTAGCTTGTATAATCATCCTACTTTTAGAATAG
- a CDS encoding Tat pathway signal sequence domain protein — protein sequence MDQKALIMVVGALLVGMVLGWILGIYSTQNLILNITNSSNQTMDDTGITQTVSDHQGNGSVTGTPDTQDTQEPSNPQDGTPQGNTSQGT from the coding sequence ATGGATCAGAAGGCATTAATAATGGTTGTAGGAGCCCTACTTGTGGGCATGGTACTAGGATGGATCCTAGGAATCTATTCAACACAAAACCTAATACTTAACATAACCAATTCAAGCAACCAAACAATGGATGATACAGGCATCACACAAACCGTAAGTGACCATCAAGGAAATGGATCCGTAACAGGCACACCAGACACCCAGGACACCCAAGAACCATCCAATCCACAAGATGGAACACCACAAGGAAACACTTCACAAGGAACCTAA
- a CDS encoding binding-protein-dependent transport system inner membrane protein: MKNFLEALTIPVILLTIWSILTFTGLIPSYILPNPYEVLIAFYNLLITGKLFIDATSTLLRVVTGFLIATAIAIPLGVGIGWSKTLETLFNPIIQILRPIPPLAWVPFALLWFGIGLKAEAFIIFIGSFFPILLNSLDAVKGVEKVLIEAACTLGATESQVLTKVVLPASSPGILLGLRVGFGIGFMCTVAAEMIAAKSGLGYLIMESMRLLDTGDVVVGMLTIGLIGFAIDYLLAKVEEKYIPWRGKTI; the protein is encoded by the coding sequence TTGAAAAATTTCCTCGAAGCACTAACCATCCCAGTGATACTACTAACCATATGGTCAATATTAACATTCACCGGCCTGATACCATCATATATCCTACCCAACCCATATGAGGTCCTAATAGCATTCTACAACCTACTAATAACAGGAAAACTATTCATAGACGCTACAAGCACGCTTCTGAGGGTTGTCACAGGATTCCTAATAGCCACCGCCATCGCAATACCACTAGGAGTTGGTATCGGCTGGTCCAAAACACTGGAAACCCTATTCAATCCCATAATCCAAATACTAAGACCAATACCCCCACTAGCATGGGTACCATTCGCCCTCCTCTGGTTCGGCATCGGGCTCAAAGCAGAAGCCTTCATAATATTCATAGGATCATTCTTCCCAATACTCCTAAACAGCCTAGACGCTGTCAAAGGCGTGGAAAAAGTCCTAATCGAAGCAGCCTGCACCCTAGGAGCCACAGAAAGCCAAGTCTTGACAAAAGTTGTTCTACCAGCATCATCACCAGGAATACTACTAGGCCTAAGGGTTGGCTTCGGGATAGGATTCATGTGCACAGTAGCAGCAGAAATGATAGCAGCCAAATCAGGCCTAGGATATCTTATCATGGAATCCATGCGCCTACTCGACACCGGAGACGTTGTAGTGGGCATGCTCACCATAGGCCTGATAGGATTCGCCATCGATTACCTACTTGCAAAAGTCGAAGAAAAATACATCCCATGGAGAGGTAAAACCATCTAA
- a CDS encoding aliphatic sulfonates family ABC transporter, periplasmic ligand-binding protein, whose protein sequence is MDKKWIIAAIIIIVAITAAYTLQPKTEEKVIRVGHLKDDHHSALFIAQAKKMYEKEGIKIETIEFNAGPDIVKAAATGQIDIGYCGTPPAITGIAKGVPIKVVAAVNQEGSGIVAGNNTGIQKIEDLKGKTIAIPMKGSIQDVLLQMTLKEHGINPEDVNIIEMQVPLMPKALEAGRIDAFIAWEPYVSMAETKGYGHTILYSKDIWKDHPCCVVIATDQFIKEHPDLLRKFLKVHIEATEYLNSHKEESATIVAKTIGTDPNIEKKAFQNIKFIAIPTESFINNVIKFAEIEKQLGYIKKDLTKDDIFNLNYLP, encoded by the coding sequence ATGGACAAAAAATGGATCATAGCCGCGATAATAATAATAGTGGCCATCACAGCAGCTTACACACTCCAACCCAAAACAGAAGAAAAAGTGATAAGAGTAGGGCACCTAAAAGACGACCACCACTCAGCACTATTCATAGCACAAGCAAAAAAAATGTACGAAAAAGAAGGCATAAAAATTGAAACCATAGAATTCAACGCCGGACCAGATATTGTGAAAGCAGCTGCCACAGGACAAATAGACATCGGCTACTGTGGAACACCCCCAGCAATCACTGGAATAGCCAAAGGAGTGCCCATAAAAGTGGTTGCAGCGGTCAACCAGGAAGGATCAGGGATAGTTGCAGGTAACAATACTGGGATCCAAAAGATAGAAGATCTTAAAGGCAAAACAATAGCAATACCCATGAAAGGCAGCATCCAAGACGTCCTACTGCAGATGACATTAAAAGAACATGGAATAAACCCAGAAGACGTTAACATCATAGAAATGCAAGTCCCACTAATGCCAAAAGCCCTAGAAGCGGGTAGAATAGACGCATTCATCGCATGGGAACCCTACGTATCCATGGCAGAAACAAAAGGATATGGACACACAATACTATACTCAAAAGACATATGGAAAGATCACCCATGCTGTGTAGTGATAGCCACCGACCAATTCATAAAAGAACACCCAGATCTGCTGCGAAAATTCCTGAAAGTCCATATAGAAGCCACAGAATACCTTAACAGCCACAAGGAAGAATCAGCAACCATAGTAGCCAAGACCATTGGAACAGACCCCAACATAGAAAAAAAAGCATTCCAAAACATCAAATTCATAGCAATACCCACAGAATCATTTATAAACAACGTCATAAAATTCGCTGAAATAGAAAAACAACTAGGATACATTAAAAAAGACCTTACAAAAGATGACATCTTCAACCTAAATTACCTCCCATAA
- a CDS encoding 6-o-methylguanine DNA methyltransferase, translated as MLQGHLQTRITPKKTPIGTIHILWHIKDNRPVIYKVILPGNLNRKVKFTSLPLKTVKMENLALDLCSKFQRKVLNTVYKIPAGFVSTYACIAKKLSTSPRSIGRALATNPFPIIVPCHRIVKSDGSLGGYQGKAWMKKRLLETEGIKFDENNIIDKNKILREVKS; from the coding sequence ATGCTACAAGGACATCTGCAAACTAGAATAACACCCAAGAAAACTCCAATCGGAACAATCCATATACTCTGGCATATAAAAGATAACAGACCAGTCATATACAAGGTCATCTTACCCGGAAATCTAAATAGAAAGGTAAAATTTACCAGCCTACCCTTAAAGACTGTGAAGATGGAGAACCTTGCATTGGACCTTTGCTCAAAATTCCAAAGAAAAGTTTTAAATACAGTCTACAAGATACCGGCCGGTTTTGTAAGTACCTATGCTTGTATAGCGAAGAAACTTTCAACAAGTCCTAGAAGTATAGGAAGAGCCCTCGCCACAAACCCCTTCCCTATCATCGTACCATGCCATAGGATCGTGAAATCTGATGGAAGCCTTGGAGGATACCAAGGCAAAGCATGGATGAAAAAAAGACTACTAGAAACTGAGGGTATAAAATTTGATGAAAATAATATAATAGACAAAAACAAAATCCTTCGAGAGGTGAAAAGTTGA
- a CDS encoding sensory transduction histidine kinase: MALGDVAWFILEFLGQEPFPSIADILYILYYPFFGLGLLIIPVERKTDKFKAIFDFCIISAAIATIVWIFLLKPVILAGGSPIEVLFSAIYIIGGSIVLFILVDFIINKIGAVKSRAINIFLAAMIILLLSDLLFAAGEFYGFYYSGCLLDVGWIIGYLLLTLSTVEFRLEDFEKPVYSQKRAWIMEHFPDFFILFLFIIFLFVIFNFNIKTAQGFALAFLVILYFAVGRHHIALVENRKLIEDLNAEKNRAELYLEIAAWGLIFLDDKAQIQYINRRGLEILEGNEEDVKGKNWFLNFVPANERLEREKKYFKHIREDEGYTITGRVITCKGNEKIMQMTARPIYENGEFKGAIIAAEDMTKLYHVQRKLEESERRYRGIFNTAPSIILSLDKDLKIQDSNRMVSILGYKPEELIGKNINDILEDKIKQPVPGEYRIKRKDNSILYAKINFSRLEDEIITIIDDITPLKESIKEKELLLREIHHRVKNNLQIISSLLGMQERKIKNQEFKNMLSGSKERIKSIALLHEHLYQSTDLASVKIKDYIENLVTKTLQAYPTDIHITTDIEDITLNIETSLPLGLIINELLTNTIKHANATKAEIKLKKTNQKLKLHYKDDGKGLTEDKIQKSEGLGWQLIKSLTNQVGGKLTIKDKKGLDLMITFKELKYMKRY; this comes from the coding sequence TTGGCGCTTGGAGATGTTGCATGGTTCATCCTTGAGTTTTTGGGTCAGGAACCATTCCCATCCATAGCAGACATATTATACATATTATATTATCCTTTTTTTGGCCTTGGACTTCTCATCATCCCAGTAGAGAGGAAAACTGATAAATTTAAGGCCATATTCGATTTTTGCATAATATCGGCGGCCATAGCCACGATAGTATGGATATTCCTTCTTAAACCCGTTATACTTGCTGGCGGATCTCCAATTGAAGTTTTATTTTCTGCAATTTACATTATAGGAGGTTCCATAGTTCTATTTATCCTTGTAGACTTCATTATCAACAAGATTGGTGCGGTGAAATCTCGGGCCATTAACATATTCCTTGCTGCTATGATAATTTTACTTTTGAGCGATCTTCTATTTGCCGCTGGAGAATTTTATGGATTCTATTATAGTGGCTGCCTACTCGACGTTGGATGGATAATAGGCTACCTATTATTAACATTGTCAACTGTTGAATTTAGACTTGAAGATTTTGAAAAGCCAGTATATTCACAAAAACGTGCATGGATAATGGAACATTTCCCAGACTTCTTCATATTATTCCTTTTTATAATATTCTTGTTTGTAATTTTCAATTTCAACATTAAAACAGCGCAAGGTTTTGCACTAGCATTCCTTGTAATATTATATTTTGCTGTTGGACGACACCATATCGCCCTAGTTGAAAATAGGAAGCTTATTGAAGATTTGAATGCCGAGAAAAACCGGGCTGAATTATACCTTGAAATCGCAGCATGGGGCCTCATATTCCTAGATGATAAAGCCCAGATACAATATATAAATAGGAGGGGTCTTGAGATACTGGAAGGTAATGAAGAGGATGTTAAGGGTAAAAATTGGTTCTTGAATTTCGTGCCTGCCAATGAACGACTTGAAAGAGAGAAAAAATACTTCAAGCACATCAGGGAAGATGAGGGTTATACTATCACTGGCAGGGTTATCACATGTAAAGGTAATGAGAAGATAATGCAAATGACCGCCAGGCCAATCTATGAAAATGGAGAGTTCAAAGGGGCTATTATCGCAGCTGAGGACATGACAAAACTTTACCATGTGCAAAGGAAGCTTGAAGAAAGCGAGAGAAGATACAGGGGCATATTCAACACAGCCCCAAGTATCATCCTCTCACTGGACAAGGATCTTAAAATCCAAGACTCTAACAGGATGGTGAGCATACTCGGCTATAAACCAGAGGAACTCATAGGTAAAAACATCAATGATATCCTAGAAGATAAGATCAAACAACCTGTCCCGGGAGAATATAGGATCAAGAGGAAGGATAATAGCATCTTATATGCTAAGATAAACTTCAGCAGACTAGAAGATGAGATAATCACTATAATAGATGATATAACACCACTAAAGGAATCCATAAAAGAAAAAGAGCTGCTCTTACGTGAAATACATCATCGTGTTAAAAATAACCTGCAGATCATATCAAGTCTACTAGGCATGCAAGAACGTAAAATAAAAAATCAAGAATTCAAAAACATGCTCTCAGGCAGCAAAGAGCGCATAAAATCCATAGCACTCCTACATGAACATTTATACCAGTCAACGGATCTTGCAAGCGTGAAAATCAAAGACTATATAGAAAATCTTGTGACAAAAACCCTACAAGCCTACCCAACAGACATCCATATAACAACGGACATTGAAGATATCACATTAAATATTGAAACAAGCCTCCCACTCGGCCTAATAATAAACGAACTATTAACCAACACAATAAAACACGCAAATGCAACAAAAGCAGAAATCAAACTAAAAAAGACAAACCAAAAACTAAAATTGCACTACAAAGATGATGGCAAAGGCCTCACAGAAGACAAAATCCAAAAATCGGAAGGACTAGGATGGCAACTCATAAAATCCCTCACAAACCAAGTAGGAGGAAAATTAACAATCAAAGACAAAAAAGGCCTAGATCTCATGATAACATTCAAAGAACTCAAATACATGAAAAGATACTAA
- a CDS encoding gluthatione-regulated K+/H+ antiporter, with protein sequence MALPILKDIVIIFGLAFLVLILFQKVKMPTIVGFFITGMIAGPQVLGLVQDTEQIRLMAEVGVILLLFTIGLELSTEKFGEFKRTALLGGTLQILLTIIIILIILSKVGLNFGKALFIGFLVSLSSTAVVLKVLQDSEQIESPHGMVSTSILIFQDLAAVPMILLVPVLAGANKGITLPSVILKGAIIIAFTLIASKYIIPRILHLAAKTKNRELFLVTVIFVCASVTWLTSEAGLSPALGAFIAGFMVAQTDYAHRAQGIILPFEEILLSFFFVSLGMLVDLNFLFTHYTLILAGVAIVIFIKFLINNVVGFLLGYSIRVMVLVALMLSQIGEFSFIISESGLRYGLIDSVTFQGLLLVSVVTMALTPFVIMASPHIADRFMKFPLPRKVRRGRYYEKPAKLPEDHLIIIGTGLTGQKLVNMADENNIPYVGVDINPEVVNRLKDEGYNIYYGDATHLNVLKHFNVSEAAVMVVAITDYDSTVHVVHEARHLNPLMKIIVRIRGFEDEEPLYRAGADIVISEKREATKRITEEIFTCYKDICKLE encoded by the coding sequence ATGGCACTGCCAATACTTAAAGATATTGTTATCATCTTCGGCTTGGCCTTCCTTGTGCTCATCCTATTCCAGAAGGTGAAAATGCCCACTATAGTTGGATTTTTCATCACAGGGATGATAGCAGGCCCCCAAGTACTTGGACTCGTCCAGGATACAGAACAGATAAGACTAATGGCCGAAGTAGGAGTTATACTATTATTATTTACAATTGGCCTTGAACTTTCAACTGAAAAATTCGGCGAATTCAAACGCACAGCACTACTTGGAGGCACGCTCCAGATACTCCTGACAATAATCATAATATTAATCATACTATCCAAGGTTGGGTTAAATTTTGGAAAGGCATTATTCATAGGCTTTCTAGTTTCGCTCAGCAGCACAGCTGTCGTTTTAAAGGTTTTGCAGGATTCTGAGCAGATAGAATCTCCACATGGGATGGTGTCAACCTCAATATTAATATTCCAGGATCTTGCAGCAGTACCCATGATATTACTCGTACCGGTGCTTGCAGGAGCCAATAAGGGGATAACACTCCCAAGTGTGATATTAAAAGGGGCTATTATCATAGCATTCACATTAATCGCCTCAAAATATATCATACCAAGGATTTTGCATTTAGCGGCAAAAACCAAAAACAGAGAATTATTCCTGGTAACGGTTATATTTGTCTGCGCTTCTGTAACATGGCTTACAAGCGAAGCCGGATTATCACCAGCCCTAGGAGCTTTCATAGCAGGTTTCATGGTAGCCCAAACAGACTATGCCCACAGGGCCCAAGGGATAATTCTACCATTCGAAGAAATACTCTTAAGCTTCTTCTTCGTGTCTCTTGGAATGCTAGTAGACCTTAACTTTCTGTTCACACATTATACCCTGATCTTGGCTGGTGTCGCCATTGTTATCTTCATAAAATTTCTCATTAACAATGTGGTAGGTTTCCTGCTTGGATATTCTATTAGGGTTATGGTACTCGTGGCCCTTATGTTATCACAGATTGGGGAATTCTCATTTATCATATCTGAAAGCGGATTAAGGTATGGTCTTATAGACAGTGTAACATTTCAGGGTCTTCTTTTAGTTTCTGTTGTGACTATGGCTCTGACACCCTTTGTTATCATGGCTTCGCCGCATATAGCTGATCGTTTTATGAAATTCCCATTACCAAGAAAGGTTAGAAGGGGAAGATATTATGAAAAACCTGCGAAACTCCCAGAGGATCATCTTATCATCATAGGCACGGGTTTAACAGGTCAAAAACTTGTGAATATGGCTGATGAGAACAACATACCATATGTTGGAGTTGACATAAATCCAGAGGTTGTTAATAGGCTCAAAGATGAAGGATACAATATATATTATGGTGATGCAACCCACCTTAATGTTTTAAAACATTTTAATGTCTCCGAAGCGGCTGTGATGGTTGTGGCTATAACAGATTATGATTCAACAGTCCATGTTGTACATGAAGCACGCCACTTAAACCCTCTTATGAAAATAATAGTCAGAATCAGAGGATTCGAAGACGAGGAACCACTCTACAGGGCCGGGGCAGATATCGTGATCTCGGAGAAAAGAGAAGCCACAAAAAGGATAACAGAGGAGATATTCACATGCTACAAGGACATCTGCAAACTAGAATAA
- a CDS encoding dehydrogenase: MISTDVLVIGAGPAGSTAAKHAALGGAKVILIDKKSEIGAPKRCAEGVSMGGLESLGIEPNPRWITRKIEGVRLVSPNGTSVWLTSDKVELPEAGYILERKVFDKHMAMDAARAGSKIMIKTLARGMEQTDDGYIVNLETIEKKFQIKANIVIAADGPESRVARWAGLNTATKAKDMESAAQFEMVGVEMEDNNCIEFYFGSVAPGGYAWIFPKGDDIANVGLGILATRTPKSAYEHLLEFVEDCPATRNAQPVELNVGGDPVGGMPKKLVTDNLMVVGDAAGQVNPLTGGGIITGMTAAMLAGKVAAKAIRDGDASKARLGEYEKLCHESIGKSIQKYLKVKDYMLSLSDDELDSIAEAFKDVEFEKISTTELVKKLIKVSPRALLKLGRLF, translated from the coding sequence ATGATCAGTACAGATGTGCTTGTAATCGGCGCCGGCCCGGCAGGTTCAACCGCTGCAAAACACGCAGCCCTAGGAGGAGCTAAAGTAATCCTAATAGATAAAAAGTCTGAGATAGGCGCCCCAAAACGTTGTGCAGAGGGTGTTTCCATGGGAGGCCTCGAATCCCTCGGAATAGAACCTAACCCACGTTGGATAACAAGAAAAATAGAGGGAGTGCGTCTAGTATCACCCAATGGTACCAGCGTTTGGCTCACATCAGACAAAGTTGAACTCCCAGAAGCCGGTTACATACTCGAAAGGAAGGTTTTTGACAAACACATGGCGATGGACGCTGCCAGGGCAGGTTCAAAGATAATGATAAAAACCCTTGCAAGGGGCATGGAACAAACAGATGATGGTTACATTGTAAACCTCGAAACAATAGAAAAAAAATTCCAGATAAAAGCCAATATAGTTATAGCAGCAGACGGGCCAGAGTCAAGGGTTGCAAGATGGGCCGGTCTCAACACCGCCACCAAAGCAAAGGACATGGAATCAGCAGCGCAATTCGAGATGGTGGGGGTTGAAATGGAAGACAACAATTGCATAGAATTCTATTTTGGGAGCGTGGCCCCTGGAGGCTATGCTTGGATATTCCCCAAGGGAGATGACATAGCTAATGTTGGACTAGGAATACTCGCAACTAGAACGCCTAAGAGTGCATATGAGCATCTGCTGGAATTTGTGGAGGACTGTCCAGCTACCAGGAACGCCCAGCCAGTTGAATTAAATGTGGGTGGCGATCCAGTAGGTGGAATGCCGAAAAAACTGGTAACTGACAATCTAATGGTTGTAGGTGATGCCGCGGGTCAAGTCAACCCCCTTACGGGTGGAGGTATAATAACTGGCATGACAGCTGCCATGCTAGCAGGTAAAGTCGCTGCCAAGGCAATAAGAGATGGTGACGCTTCAAAGGCTAGGCTTGGAGAGTATGAGAAGCTCTGCCATGAAAGTATAGGTAAATCTATTCAAAAGTATCTTAAAGTAAAAGATTATATGTTAAGTTTAAGTGATGATGAGTTAGATTCTATTGCAGAGGCATTCAAGGATGTGGAGTTTGAAAAGATAAGCACAACTGAACTTGTTAAAAAGCTTATAAAAGTTTCTCCAAGGGCTTTGCTGAAACTTGGGAGACTATTCTAA
- a CDS encoding ABC transporter has translation MSLKIEKLSKKFKDRPILKNINLEVEDGEFLCIVGPSGCGKTTLLRIIAGLEKPTTGRIFADNRLITGPGADRGFVFQQYTLFPWRTVLENVTFGLELKGLKEDEREKIAMEYLKLVGLEDFKDAYPYELSGGMKQRVAIVRALANNPKFLLMDEPFAALDIQTRNLLQKELLYIWEKTNETIIFVTHNVDEAVFLADRIVVLSARPGRILKIFKVEIERIRDRLSKEFLTLRGEILKILEKEVKLR, from the coding sequence ATGTCACTGAAAATAGAAAAGCTTTCAAAGAAATTCAAAGACCGCCCCATACTCAAGAACATAAACCTAGAAGTTGAAGATGGCGAATTCCTATGCATAGTAGGACCCTCAGGCTGCGGTAAAACAACACTACTAAGGATAATCGCAGGATTAGAAAAACCAACCACAGGCAGAATATTCGCAGATAACAGACTAATCACAGGACCTGGAGCCGATCGTGGATTCGTTTTCCAACAATACACTCTATTTCCATGGCGCACAGTCCTTGAAAATGTGACATTCGGATTAGAACTTAAAGGACTAAAAGAGGATGAAAGGGAAAAAATCGCCATGGAATACCTTAAACTTGTCGGACTAGAAGATTTCAAGGACGCTTACCCTTATGAGCTTTCAGGGGGTATGAAACAGAGAGTTGCGATAGTAAGGGCCCTTGCAAATAATCCAAAATTTCTACTCATGGACGAACCATTCGCAGCCCTCGACATACAAACACGAAACCTACTCCAAAAAGAACTTTTATACATATGGGAGAAAACAAATGAAACCATAATATTCGTAACACATAATGTGGATGAAGCCGTATTCCTAGCAGATAGGATAGTGGTCTTAAGCGCAAGACCAGGCAGAATACTCAAAATATTCAAGGTCGAAATAGAAAGGATAAGAGACAGACTAAGCAAAGAATTCCTAACCCTAAGGGGTGAAATACTCAAAATACTCGAAAAGGAAGTTAAATTAAGGTGA